In the genome of Segatella copri, one region contains:
- a CDS encoding DUF4476 domain-containing protein — translation MKRNEVMALIATTILMFAVCLSASAKGKRNVERGMTKQEVIAILGKPKLTSFDMYGDKWEYDKYNYLSGDSKYITVFFDRNGKVVQYDTKIIEPNSQTSNVQQPQHPTPPIYDGKCDPDGRMDYGYCLDDASFSKLYNKVKKASFDDNKFDLIEIASLGCYYSCAQVVRIMKIFPFDDEQLKALKMMAPHIVDPQNAIVIYQLFSFDSEKQKVGEILSCSR, via the coding sequence ATGAAAAGAAATGAAGTAATGGCGCTTATCGCCACAACCATATTGATGTTTGCCGTATGCCTCTCGGCTTCGGCTAAAGGAAAAAGAAACGTGGAGCGGGGAATGACCAAGCAGGAAGTAATAGCCATTCTTGGAAAACCTAAGCTCACCAGTTTCGACATGTATGGGGACAAATGGGAATATGACAAATATAATTATCTGTCTGGAGATTCCAAGTACATCACGGTCTTCTTCGACAGAAACGGAAAGGTTGTGCAGTACGATACAAAAATCATAGAACCAAACAGCCAAACATCGAATGTACAGCAGCCACAACACCCTACCCCACCCATCTACGATGGAAAATGTGATCCAGATGGCAGAATGGATTACGGCTATTGTCTCGATGATGCTTCCTTCTCCAAACTATATAATAAGGTGAAGAAGGCAAGCTTTGATGACAACAAGTTCGATCTGATAGAAATAGCCAGCCTCGGCTGTTACTATTCCTGCGCCCAGGTGGTCCGCATCATGAAGATATTCCCTTTCGACGATGAACAGCTGAAAGCGCTCAAAATGATGGCGCCACACATCGTGGACCCACAGAATGCCATCGTCATCTATCAGCTATTCAGCTTCGACAGCGAAAAGCAAAAGGTGGGAGAAATACTAAGCTGCAGCAGATAA
- a CDS encoding ATP-binding protein encodes MRTAKELFAELNSFDENRRIEAKSASAVGKSMMETVCAFANEPGLCGGYLLLGAKRTGIAEDGRPIYEPENIENTDKIQSDFVAMCNSMFNVRIRPIINVEEYLGKTVIVVKIEELPESQKPAYFAKRGLPEGAFRRIGPSDEKCSEEDMYLFYQSADTYDSCIVDDADLDDIDENALNFYRKLRKEVNPDAEELTLNDVDLLRALGAIKKNKQGGYDLTYTGLLVFGKQMSLRRLVPSFRVDYIRISGNQWLADGDNRFEQTIDMRGPLILMVNKACSAVMDDLPKGFELKKDSMQASTPAILPNKVLREAIVNSYIHRSNRVNQPIQIIRYSNRIEIHNPGYSLKPQDDWGEPGSMLRNPRISEIFHDTNLAETKGTGIGAMRRLMKEAGLMPPTFESNHEANKFTARLLLHHFLSKENMEWLAQYAEFGLVNEQKLALVFVREVGAIDNATYRQLDSSITHARARLEIHKLCDLGFLEKKGQGRNTYYIRTSKVVSLGERLRPQDERLLPQHGTLGERLLPQHGTLGEKILPQHGTLGEKIPPQHGTLGEKIPPQHGTLGKKIPPQGEKIPPQHGTFEIESQPKSRNELLRELPKGLQERVSKLGKWASREKVSQLLVDLCAFKPYSYEELALIIQRAAKPMKDKYIKPLRLANKLFYWIPEMINHPLQKYVADPSMARSNTQKK; translated from the coding sequence ATGAGAACAGCGAAGGAATTATTTGCAGAGCTAAATAGCTTTGATGAAAATAGAAGAATAGAGGCCAAGTCGGCATCGGCTGTTGGCAAGAGCATGATGGAAACGGTTTGTGCTTTTGCCAACGAGCCAGGTCTGTGCGGTGGCTATCTGCTTTTAGGTGCCAAGCGTACCGGAATAGCTGAAGACGGCAGGCCTATTTATGAGCCTGAGAATATAGAGAATACTGACAAGATTCAATCTGATTTTGTCGCTATGTGCAATTCTATGTTCAATGTCCGTATTCGCCCGATTATTAATGTGGAAGAATATTTGGGTAAGACAGTTATTGTTGTCAAAATCGAAGAGTTACCTGAGAGTCAGAAGCCTGCGTATTTTGCCAAGCGTGGTTTGCCTGAGGGGGCGTTTCGTCGTATAGGTCCTTCTGATGAAAAATGCTCAGAAGAGGATATGTATCTTTTCTATCAATCTGCTGATACCTATGATAGTTGTATTGTAGATGATGCAGACCTTGATGATATAGATGAGAATGCACTCAATTTCTATCGTAAACTTCGCAAGGAAGTGAATCCTGATGCGGAAGAACTGACGCTGAATGATGTAGATTTGTTGAGGGCATTAGGAGCTATTAAGAAGAATAAGCAAGGTGGATATGATTTGACTTATACGGGGCTCTTGGTTTTTGGAAAACAAATGTCGCTTCGTCGTTTGGTTCCTTCTTTCAGAGTTGATTACATTAGAATTTCTGGCAATCAATGGTTAGCTGATGGCGATAATCGCTTTGAGCAAACTATCGATATGCGCGGACCATTAATCCTCATGGTAAACAAGGCATGTAGTGCTGTGATGGATGACCTGCCAAAAGGCTTTGAACTGAAGAAAGATTCCATGCAGGCATCTACACCAGCGATTCTTCCCAATAAGGTATTACGTGAGGCGATAGTCAATTCGTATATTCATCGTTCTAATCGAGTGAATCAGCCGATTCAGATTATCCGCTATTCCAATCGTATTGAGATTCACAACCCAGGCTATTCTCTGAAACCTCAGGATGATTGGGGAGAGCCAGGCTCTATGCTTCGCAATCCAAGAATCAGTGAGATTTTCCATGATACGAATCTTGCTGAGACTAAGGGTACTGGTATTGGTGCGATGCGCAGATTGATGAAGGAGGCAGGCTTGATGCCGCCGACTTTTGAGTCGAACCATGAAGCGAATAAGTTTACGGCAAGACTTCTGCTCCATCATTTCCTCAGCAAGGAGAATATGGAGTGGTTGGCTCAATATGCCGAGTTTGGCTTGGTGAATGAGCAGAAGCTGGCTCTAGTCTTCGTGAGAGAAGTGGGTGCGATAGATAATGCTACGTATCGCCAGCTGGATTCTTCGATTACTCATGCCCGTGCACGCTTGGAGATTCATAAGCTTTGCGATCTTGGATTCCTAGAGAAGAAGGGGCAGGGTCGTAACACTTACTATATAAGAACCTCCAAGGTGGTATCCTTAGGAGAAAGGTTACGACCTCAGGACGAAAGGTTACTACCTCAGCATGGTACATTAGGCGAAAGGTTACTACCTCAGCATGGTACATTGGGAGAAAAGATACTACCTCAGCATGGTACATTGGGAGAAAAGATACCACCTCAGCATGGTACATTGGGAGAAAAGATACCACCTCAGCATGGTACATTGGGCAAAAAGATACCACCTCAAGGCGAAAAGATACCACCTCAGCATGGTACATTTGAGATCGAAAGCCAACCGAAAAGTCGTAACGAATTACTGAGGGAACTTCCTAAAGGGCTCCAAGAACGAGTTTCAAAACTAGGAAAGTGGGCATCTCGGGAAAAGGTTAGTCAACTCCTTGTAGATTTATGCGCTTTTAAGCCTTATAGCTACGAAGAGCTTGCTTTGATAATTCAAAGAGCGGCCAAGCCTATGAAGGATAAGTACATAAAGCCTTTACGATTAGCAAACAAGCTCTTCTATTGGATTCCGGAAATGATTAATCATCCTCTTCAAAAGTATGTTGCTGACCCTTCGATGGCGAGAAGTAATACACAGAAAAAATAA
- a CDS encoding class I SAM-dependent methyltransferase yields MNTDILSKDKDPMGAAILDYQKSGKAGRLRVLSSMFEEDEMPVKHLFRKVEEMPMLEQKALKLAKGKVLDVGAGAGCHALALQKECSTKDASAKQENASEKQDISSVKAIDISPLSCEAMRLRGVKDAECINLFDDHLETGFDTILLLMNGTGIAGKIENLPALFNRLKALLNQGGQILIDSSDLKYIYENEDGSFDINLNGAYYGEVDYQMIYKDIKGDRFDWLYVDFPLLKSIAESCGLQGELVAEGEHYDYLARIF; encoded by the coding sequence ATGAATACAGATATACTATCAAAAGACAAAGACCCGATGGGCGCCGCTATCCTTGATTATCAGAAATCGGGAAAAGCAGGAAGATTACGTGTGCTATCATCTATGTTCGAGGAAGATGAAATGCCGGTGAAACATCTCTTCAGAAAAGTTGAAGAGATGCCGATGCTGGAGCAGAAGGCTCTGAAGCTTGCCAAGGGAAAAGTACTGGACGTGGGAGCCGGTGCCGGTTGCCATGCACTCGCCTTGCAGAAGGAATGCAGCACAAAAGATGCTTCGGCAAAACAAGAGAATGCATCCGAAAAACAAGATATTTCTTCGGTAAAAGCCATAGATATTTCTCCTCTGAGTTGCGAGGCTATGAGATTGAGAGGCGTAAAGGATGCTGAATGCATCAACCTCTTTGATGATCATCTGGAAACAGGTTTCGACACCATCCTCCTCCTGATGAACGGAACGGGTATCGCCGGGAAAATAGAAAACCTCCCTGCCCTCTTCAACCGTCTCAAGGCTTTGCTCAACCAGGGCGGACAGATTCTTATCGACTCCTCCGACCTCAAATATATCTACGAGAATGAAGACGGAAGTTTCGACATCAATCTGAATGGTGCCTACTATGGTGAAGTGGATTACCAGATGATTTACAAAGATATAAAGGGCGACAGGTTCGACTGGCTCTACGTAGATTTCCCACTGCTCAAATCCATCGCCGAAAGCTGCGGCTTGCAGGGCGAACTCGTGGCTGAAGGAGAACATTACGACTATCTGGCTAGGATTTTCTAA
- a CDS encoding MgtC/SapB family protein, with product MDATYVDLTIRLSLALALGGAIGIEREYRAKEAGFRTHFLVALGSALFCVVSQYGFGFELKDSSRVAAQVVSGIGFLGAGTIIFQKNVVRGLTTAAGLWVTAAIGLACGTGMYMAAILTTAMVLMGLEVLNYLIPQLGTSTIELNFSAPSRDSVKEFISKIKQKGMEVHSYELKERRFSKEEFVEASIEIKAKRGFHTLEILDYMNDFSDVTISTIK from the coding sequence ATGGATGCAACCTATGTAGACCTTACCATTCGTCTGTCTCTCGCCCTGGCTTTGGGCGGAGCGATAGGCATCGAGAGAGAGTATCGTGCCAAGGAGGCGGGGTTTCGCACTCACTTCCTGGTGGCTTTGGGCAGTGCGCTTTTCTGTGTGGTTTCTCAATATGGATTCGGATTCGAACTGAAGGATTCTTCCCGAGTGGCGGCACAGGTGGTGTCGGGCATCGGATTCTTGGGTGCCGGTACCATCATCTTTCAGAAAAATGTGGTTCGAGGCCTGACCACGGCAGCTGGCTTGTGGGTAACGGCGGCGATAGGTCTGGCATGCGGTACGGGCATGTATATGGCGGCGATACTTACCACGGCGATGGTGTTGATGGGATTGGAGGTGCTGAATTATCTGATACCGCAGTTGGGAACCTCTACCATCGAGCTGAATTTCTCTGCACCATCAAGGGATAGCGTGAAGGAATTCATCAGTAAAATCAAGCAGAAAGGCATGGAAGTTCATTCTTACGAACTGAAAGAACGGAGATTTTCTAAGGAAGAATTTGTGGAGGCGAGCATTGAAATAAAAGCCAAACGGGGTTTCCATACGCTGGAGATTCTGGATTATATGAATGATTTCTCGGACGTCACGATTTCGACGATTAAATAG